The Takifugu flavidus isolate HTHZ2018 chromosome 17, ASM371156v2, whole genome shotgun sequence genome contains a region encoding:
- the LOC130513428 gene encoding LOW QUALITY PROTEIN: cyclic nucleotide-gated cation channel beta-3-like (The sequence of the model RefSeq protein was modified relative to this genomic sequence to represent the inferred CDS: inserted 1 base in 1 codon), with the protein MFGRLKGLFRGPQVPEASGVTPSPASAPQQEEKPANKGNEAKTEDGGGAPAPAPAPAPAPAPAPASGSAPAXSPSPSSCPCPSSSTSFRPAPAPAPAPAPAPAPAPAPAPAPAPAPASGPAPAPADPAPDGPAGEVEAPPPPIVINKYSDEQLRSIVKRMKDRLQIYKDKVADQYASSPEITPPVTPLLPKAVYANVIEERKKQAEQERIQKEEAEKKKKEEQEKKKKEAEQKKKEEEEKKKAESQEVKQEKSLKTKLSEAFWTSVDVMLKPVEDLMDSVLGVTIDPFTDRRYIAWLSLVTLAFNYNTWFITARLCFPYHTESAIPLWLTLDSLADLIYLADSVVFQSRKQFVKAGDIIKDRIMSKKNYRESERFKLDMVSLLPFDLLYFQFGFKSIFRANRLLKADTFFEFSDRLESIMAKAYIWRVIRTIGYLLFMLHLNACLYYVASDYQGIGLTKWVYSGNGSAYLSCFFYAEKSLLMIAELPIPDSMFGLIFQMSNYLFGAFSMSIILGQMRDVIGAATAGQAYFRSNMDSTVAYMVTNRIPTMVQNRVRTWYTYTWDAQGMLDESELLDKMPLVMRTAIAVDINLATFQKIDLFKGCDQQMLVDMLLRLKSIIYLPGDFVVKKGDIGKEMYIIKGGAVQVVGGPDNSIVFVTLKAGCVFGEISLLQSSKDGGNRRTANVKAYGFANLFVLEKKDLFDILVHYPESQKVLARKGKKLMKAKGPAAAKVEEEKKKGLALFGPKPPTPKLLRAFGGSINKNFIDRVKSASGGQ; encoded by the exons ATGTTTGGAAGGTTGAAGGGCCTCTTCCGGGGCCCACAGGTGCCAGAGGCTTCCGGAGTGACGCCCAGCCCGGCTTCAGCGCCACAGCAG GAGGAGAAGCCAGCCAATAAGGGGAATGAGGCCAAAACAGAAgacggaggggggg ccccagccccagctccagctccagctcctgccccagcaccagcaccagcttcAGGCTctgccccag ccagccccagccccagctcctgcccctgccccagctccagcaccagcttCAGGCCTGCCCCAGCTCctgccccagccccagcccctgcccctgcccctgcccctgcccctgcccctgccccagctccagcaccagcttCAGGCCCTGCCCCAGCTCCTGCTGACCCTGCTCCAGATGGACCAGCAGG AGAAGTAGAGGCCCCTCCTCCGCCCATCGTCATCAACAAATACTCGGACGAGCAGCTCAGAAGCATCGTCAAACGGATGAAAGACAGGCTGCAGATCTACAAGGACAAAGTAGCTGACCAGTACGCTTCGTCTCCAGAGATCACCCCCCCTGTCA CACCTCTGTTGCCCAAAGCCGTCTACGCAAACGtgatagaggagaggaagaagcaggCCGAGCAGGAGAGGATCCAAaaggaggaggctgagaagaagaagaaggaggagcaggagaagaagaagaaggaggctgagcagaagaagaaggaggaggaggagaaaaagaaagcgGAAAGTCAAGAGGTAAAACAGGAGAAGAGCTTGAAGACGAAGCTGAGCGAAGCCTTCTGGACATCGGTGGACGTCATGCTGAAACCCGTGGAAGACCTGATGGACTCCGTCCTGGGGGTCACCATAGATCCTTTTACTGACCGTCGCTACATCGCCTGGCTCAGCCTGGTGACGCTGGCCTTCAACTACAACACCTGGTTCATCACAGCCCGCCTCTGCTTCCCCTACCACACCGAGAGCGCCATCCCTTTGTGGCTGACCCTGGACTCGCTGGCCGACCTCATCTACCTCGCCGACTCAGTCGTCTTCCAGTCCCGCAAACAGTTTGTCAAAGCAGGAGACATCATC AAAGACAGAATCATGTCAAAGAAGAACTACAGAGAATCGGAGCGATTCAAG CTGGACATGGTTTCCCTTCTACCGTTCGACCTGCTGTACTTCCAGTTTGGGTTCAAATCCATTTTCAGAGCCAATCGTCTGTTGAAG GCTGACACCTTCTTTGAGTTCAGCGACCGTCTAGAGAGCATCATGGCCAAAGCGTACATCTGGAG agtCATCCGGACCATCGGCTATCTTCTCTTCATGCTCCACCTCAACGCCTGCCTGTACTACGTAGCATCGGACTACCAGGGCATCGGACTGACCAAATGGGTCTATTCTGGTAACGGGAGTGC ttATCTCAGCTGCTTCTTCTATGCGGAGAAATCCCTGCTGATGATCGCTGAGCTGCCCATTCCAGACTCCATGTTCGGACTGATCTTTCAGATGTCAAACTACCTTTTTGGGGCATTCTCAATGTCCATCATTCTCGGACAG atgagggacgtcATTGGTGCAGCCACCGCAGGACAGGCCTACTTTAGGTCCAACATGGACAGCACTGTCGCCTACATGGTGACCAACCGGATCCCCACTATGGTGCAGAACCGCGTCCGTACATGGTACACGTACACCTGGGACGCGCAGGGCATGTTGG ACGAGTCTGAGCTGCTGGATAAGATGCCTCTGGTGATGAGGACCGCCATCGCCGTGGACATCAACCTGGCCACCTTTCAGAAGATCGACCTGTTCAAG GGCTGTGACCAGCAGATGCTGGTGGACATGTTACTGAGGCTCAAGTCCATCATCTATTTACCAGGAGACTTTGTGGTGAAGAAA GGGGACATCGGTAAAGAGATGTACATCATCAAGGGTGGAGCGGTGCAGGTGGTGGGAGGACCTGACAACAGCATCGTCTTCGTCACTCTGAAGGCGGGCTGCGTCTTTGGAGAAATCAG tcTGCTGCAGTCgtccaaagatggagggaacagGCGCACAGCTAATGTCAAAGCGTACGGCTTTGCTAACCTGTTTGTCCTGGAGAAGAAAGACCTGTTTGACATTCTGGTCCACTACCCAGAGTCCCAGAAGGTTCTGGCCCGGAAGGGAAA GAAACTGATGAAGGCCAaaggtccagcagcagctaaagtggaggaggagaagaaaaaagggcTTGCTCTGTTCGGACCAAAGCCACCAACGCCCAAACTGCTGCGAGCTTTCGGCGGAAGCATCAACAAAAACTTTATCGACAGAGTGAAG TCTGCTTCTGGAGGCCAGTGA